One window from the genome of Papaver somniferum cultivar HN1 unplaced genomic scaffold, ASM357369v1 unplaced-scaffold_84, whole genome shotgun sequence encodes:
- the LOC113345917 gene encoding UDP-glycosyltransferase 89B2-like, with translation MYCMYLPSFHFFIPILLLTMTSTTSITAISSAAPGKQRAGGAHILMFPFPAQGHMLPLLDLVHQFALRATATTTFTVLVTPKNLPILNPILTQHPSIVKTLVLPFPTPENSPIPPGVENVKNLPPSYFLPMITTMSKLYDPLLNWFKSHPCPPTYIISDFFLGWTQDLASQIGIRRIVFSPSGALTLSISSCLWRDLRTPTDDSSDKENALIPFPEVPGFPKYPWWQLSPLYHAYVQGKKNGGNSNSDDLEQLRKYFLANVESWGMIFNSFHELEGIYLDHMKRAYFGGDKRVWAVGPLSQSGPTERGGTNSEQSSDIIPWLDTCDDHSVVYICFGSQVVLNNNQMEAVAVGLEKSGVRFLWCVKEPTVGHVSGEYGMVPSGFEDRTAGRGLVVRGWAPQVLILKHQAVGSFLTHCGWNSVLESIGTGVPILAWPMGADQFFNAALLVEQMKVAVRVCEGEKAIPNEDGLAQCMAESVATSSTSKSEMRMKAKELKQAATDAVNGNGNGRGSSFKDLDDLVHHLLSN, from the coding sequence ATGTATTGCATGTATTTACCCTCTTTCCATTTCTTCATTCCCATTCTTCTTCTCACCATGACTAGCACCACCAGTATCACCGCCATTTCCTCCGCCGCACCAGGAAAACAAAGAGCAGGAGGAGCACATATCCTCATGTTCCCGTTTCCAGCGCAAGGTCATATGTTACCTCTCCTCGACCTGGTACACCAATTTGCTCTCCGcgcaaccgccaccaccacttttACGGTTCTAGTGACTCCGAAAAACTTACCCATACTAAATCCAATTCTAACCCAACACCCATCCATTGTTAAAACGTTAGTACTACCGTTCCCAACACCTGAAAACAGTCCTATACCACCAGGTGTAGAAAATGTCAAAAATCTAcccccttcttatttccttcccATGATTACAACCATGAGCAAACTTTATGATCCACTCCTAAACTGGTTCAAGTCTCATCCTTGTCCTCCAACTTACATCATTTCTGATTTCTTTCTCGGTTGGACACAAGACCTTGCTTCTCAAATCGGAATCCGGCGAATTGTGTTTTCTCCTTCCGGAGCTCTAACTCTATCCATCTCTTCTTGTTTATGGCGAGATTTACGTACCCCGACGGACGATAGCAGCGACAAAGAAAACGCGTTGATTCCGTTTCCGGAAGTACCTGGTTTTCCGAAATACCCCTGGTGGCAACTCTCTCCTCTTTACCATGCTTATGTCCAAGGTAAGAAAAATGGAGGTAATAGTAATTCTGATGATTTGGAGCAACTCAGAAAGTATTTTCTTGCAAATGTAGAGAGTTGGGGTATGATTTTCAACTCCTTTCATGAATTGGAAGGCATTTACTTGGACCACATGAAGCGGGCCTATTTTGGAGGAGACAAACGTGTCTGGGCTGTGGGCCCGCTATCACAATCTGGGCCAACTGAGAGAGGTGGGACCAACTCTGAGCAATCCAGTGATATTATTCCTTGGCTAGATACGTGTGATGATCACAGTGTGGTGTATATTTGTTTCGGAAGTCAAGTTGTACTGAATAATAATCAGATGGAAGCAGTGGCCGTCGGATTGGAAAAGAGTGGGGTTAGGTTCTTATGGTGCGTCAAGGAGCCAACTGTTGGACACGTGTCAGGTGAATACGGGATGGTACCATCAGGGTTTGAAGATCGAACGGCTGGTAGAGGATTAGTAGTGAGAGGATGGGCTCCACAAGTGTTGATATTGAAACACCAGGCTGTTGGATCGTTCTTGACTCACTGTGGTTGGAACTCGGTATTGGAATCAATCGGCACCGGTGTACCGATTCTCGCTTGGCCGATGGGTGCCGATCAATTCTTCAACGCGGCATTGTTGGTGGAACAGATGAAGGTTGCTGTTCGGGTTTGTGAAGGTGAGAAAGCGATTCCAAATGAAGATGGGTTGGCTCAATGTATGGCCGAATCAGTAGCAACAAGTAGTACTAGTAAGAGCGAAATGAGAATGAAGGCCAAGGAACTAAAACAAGCCGCTACAGATGCAGTTAACGGTAATGGAAACGGCCGTGGGAGTTCTTTCAAAGACCTGGATGATTTGGTGCATCATCTTCTCTCCAACTAG
- the LOC113345943 gene encoding uncharacterized protein LOC113345943, translating to MASSSSSSVVMNMNKLLSYNCNTDSQAFSQKTQFHSPLNINQQHYSTRLSSEILSLKPNKPAGTILQKHLPRCTTTSATSPPTTDDVSDATKEVEESIKVLKKAAKTRKVEKQEVLAALGVIKKANKDIDPSKFLDTLGGTQSPGNTWMLIFTSKDKIKKGSYFPITAVQRFDAAGKRIENGVYLGPLGCLTFEGKFSWKKRILAFTFELLKIKIGPLPPLKINLGTQDDKEPSTKDPFFIWFYVDEEIAVAQGRGGGTAFWCRCRRVAA from the exons atggcatcatcatcatcatcatcagtagtgATGAATATGAACAAGTTGTTATCTTATAATTGCAATACAGATTCACAAGCTTTCTCTCAAAAAACTCAATTTCATTCTCCTTTGAACATCAACCAACAACATTATTCAACTAGACTCTCTTCAGAGATACTATCACTCAAACCCAATAAACCAGCAGGAACCATTCTACAAAAACATCTCCCAAGATGTACCACTACTAGTGCTACTTCTCCACCTACAACAGATGATGTTTCGGATGCCACTAAA GAGGTTGAGGAAAGTATAAAGGTATTAAAGAAAGCAGCCAAGACTAGAAaagttgagaaacaagaagttcTTGCGGCACTTGGTGTAATCAAGAAGGCTAATAAGGATATAGACCCTTCAAAATTTCTTGACACCCTTGGTGGAACTCAATCACCTGGAAACACTTGGATGCTTATCTTCACTTCTAAA GATAAAATCAAGAAAGGCAGCTATTTCCCAATAACCGCTGTTCAACGATTCGATGCAGCT GGGAAAAGGATTGAGAATGGAGTATACCTTGGGCcactaggatgcttgacatttgAAGGAAAATTTTCATGGAAGAAGAGGATTTTGGCATTCACATTCGAGTTGCTAAAAATAAAGATTGGACCGTTACCTCCTCTGAAGATAAATCTAGGAACACAAGATGACAAGGAGCCAAGCACCAAAGACCCTTTCTTCATATGGTTCTATGTAGATGAAGAAATCGCAGTTGCTCAAGGAAGAGGCGGTGGAACTGCGTTCTGGTGCCGTTGCCGCCGTGTTGCTGCATAA
- the LOC113345941 gene encoding uncharacterized protein LOC113345941 yields the protein MESTKTTRTSDMDNSSSTPTDVPSAPSSSEHTTVEVVLRDRQHPAGVTPDVKRRRTKRLFNEFGGTEELPTNFEIYTWYLYGLCSYFIITFVIPLLFPLIISQVVSSSSSPAASHVQARNLESLKDNLHCRVNEMSLYNGLTQPSIKVLNSKFSPLEWTALSWGIGIVLVSPILFYLSPYLDHGRRPLQKLIFTGAILIGSLSCLPVGFFKVKWIFIPYTISIVIGNVVSTTFETRHLGLMVRGFFMGSSIQKNQFHERKNIITSLSLYGTAAGCVAAAAFSAFTYHMLHYTEKLTSLWVVSIFSGLLWFIGTVHALSANRPSSATPPASTATRTTHLLSVFKYPHAVGSLISVLISSFTSTCIFMGGFHYVVGQLCVKPVFLLFLFLIYFIFPLFSLPLFHPLQLFMKTDAVRMQFLGFFVSAITSGAGFYFKNKNWNHVHLSILVAFQSLSVGVLHAFGRVLLLDCTPPNKEGVFSVWFAWTRAVGACIGFIVSSAFFDKVGITFGITFCSVIAGMIVLVLGKVSHLSGLVAAGHVAEEEENVVMSEKGSPEDA from the exons ATGGAGTCGACAAAGACCACGAGGACTTCTGACATGGATAATAGTAGTAGTACTCCTACTGATGTTCCTTCGGCACCTTCATCGTCTGAGCATACGACCGTAGAAGTGGTTCTAAGGGATCGTCAACATCCTGCGGGTGTAACACCGGATGTTAAGCGACGGAGAACTAAGAGACTTTTTAATGAATTTGGCGGGACTGAAGAGTTACCAACAAATTTCGAGATATACACTTGGTATTTATATGGACTTTGTTCATATTTCATTATAACTTTTGTGATTCCGCTTCTCTTCCCTCTGATTATCAGTCAAGTCGTATCATCTTCCTCGTCCCCAGCAGCATCTCATGTACAAGCAAGGAATCTTGAGAGTCTCAAAGACAACTTGCATTGCAGAGTGAATGAAATGAGTTT GTACAATGGTCTAACTCAACCATCTATCAAAGTATTGAATTCCAAATTCTCACCACTGGAGTGGACAGCATTATCATGGGGTATCGGGATAGTGCTAGTTAGTCCAATTCTTTTCTACTTATCTCCTTACCTCGATCATGGCCGTCGACCTCTCCAGAAACTCATTTTCACTGGTGCTATACTGATCGGTTCACTATCTTGCCTCCCTGTTGGTTTTTTCAAAGTGAAATGGATTTTCATTCCTTACACTATATCAATTGTGATCGGTAACGTCGTAAGTACCACCTTCGAAACCCGTCATCTCGGTTTAATGGTTCGGGGTTTCTTCATGGGCTCTAGCATTCAAAAGAATCAATTCCACGAGCGTAAAAACATCATTACGTCTCTCTCACTTTACGGTACCGCTGCTGGTTGTGTTGCTGCAGCTGCATTCTCTGCTTTCACATATCACATGCTCCATTACACCGAGAAACTCACAAGTTTATGGGTCGTTTCGATTTTTAGCGGTCTTTTGTGGTTCATTGGAACTGTTCATGCATTATCCGCAAACCGGCCTTCATCCGCAACACCACCTGCAAGTACCGCTACAAGGACTACTCATCTGCTGTCCGTATTCAAGTATCCCCATGCTGTAGGAAGTTTGATTTCAGTACTGATTTCATCATTCACATCAACTTGCATATTCATGGGGGGTTTCCATTACGTCGTAGGGCAACTATGCGTCAAACCGGTCTTCCTTCTCTTCCTGTTCTTAATTTACTTCATCTTCCCATTGTTTAGTCTCCCACTCTTCCACCCATTACAACTATTCATGAAAACAGATGCAGTGAGAATGCAATTCTTAGGATTCTTCGTCTCGGCGATTACGTCAGGGGCCGGTTTCTATTTCAAGAACAAGAACTGGAATCATGTTCACTTGTCAATACTGGTTGCGTTTCAGAGTTTATCTGTTGGGGTTTTGCATGCTTTTGGTCGAGTTTTGTTGTTGGACTGCACACCGCCGAATAAAGAAGGTGTTTTCTCAGTATGGTTTGCATGGACTAGAGCCGTGGGTGCATGTATCGGTTTTATAGTTTCATCAGCTTTCTTCGACAAAGTTGGAATCACATTTGGTATAACATTTTGTAGTGTCATTGCTGGTATGATTGTTTTGGTTTTGGGAAAAGTGAGTCACTTAAGTGGACTTGTTGCTGCTGGTCATGTTGCAGAGGAAGAAGAGAATGTTGTTATGAGTGAAAAAGGGTCACCGGAGGATGCCTGA